One window of Metopolophium dirhodum isolate CAU chromosome 3, ASM1992520v1, whole genome shotgun sequence genomic DNA carries:
- the LOC132940163 gene encoding lysosomal alpha-glucosidase-like isoform X1 — protein MNLLLVCAVFLFNMHLKYDNIKVFILLFLQLLFLLQMYYCHSIPNELKFDCIPKGKSDEVTCKKMNCSWTPENQSFTRWPWCYYPECYNNYNTINISKTSTGVVAFYNLSVASSYKKNIQILRLDVIFETSQRLRITIDDAVQIRYKPPFPKINEFKGNPIHRNDSLIISDLVVRLAKNGVGFAIIRKADDTILFDSRNIGGFIFSDQFIQLSALLPSKYIYGLGEHRTNLVLDSNWKTYTMFNHDNTPKPDINGYGSHPFYLLMEKSGNSHGVFLFNSNAMDIILQPAPAITYRVIGGILDFYFFSGPTPSDVITQYTEIIGRPFLPPYWSLGFHLSRYGQTFEDLIQVYNRTIEAGIPWDTHWNDIDYMDNKDDFTLSNNFKQLPEYVNNLHKNGMHHIVILDPGLKSRQSNGIIYGPLKDGLNYDIFIKNSAGQPLEGKVWNDIGTVFPDFTHPKATQFWKNQILNFHNILKFDGLWLDMNEPANFVNGDFNGCSSYESDHWEVPQYIPGIVGGHLNYKTICMSASHFAGIHYNLHNLYGLVETISTHDALSEIRNTRPFVISRSSYPGFGHYAGHWTGDINSSWDDMKQSITDIINFNLFGIPLVGADICGFHHDTTVELCSRWIQLGAFYPFSRNHNGQYMKDQDPAALGSNVLSSAKKSLITRYYLLPYLYSLFWKAHVYGETVVRPLFFEYPFDDNTYGIDTQFLWGPALLILPVLKEENHHVYVYLPKDIWYDFYNKTAILSNGNHFVITAPADTIPLLVRGGYILPTQMAALTTTLSRQNHFELLVATKHDKATGFLFFDDGKSLDSWKNDSYNKVQFKLVNTTFSSIVEMNSYIDDNFVLQNITVLGIKQGPTNSQVNGIPFNGYYFNKTEQVLYFKMLNLNLRMPFNLTW, from the exons atgaatttattgttagtttgtgcagtttttttgtttaatatgcacttaaaatatgacaatatcaAGGTCTTCATATTACTATTTCTACAATTGTTATTcttattacaaatgtattacTGTCACTCAATACCAAATGAACTAAAGTTTGATTGTATACCCAAAGGAAAGTCTGATGAGGTAACGTgcaaaaaaatgaattgttccTGGACACCGGAAAATCAATCTTTTACTCGATGGCCGTGGTGTTATTATCCAGaatgttacaataattacaatacaattaatatatctaAGACAAGTACTGGAGTAGTagcgttttataatttatcagtgGCTtctagttacaaaaaaaatatacaaatcttGCGTCTGGatgttatttttgaaacatcACAAAGACTACGAATTACG attGATGATGCTGTTCAAATACGCTACAAGCCACCCTTTCCAAAAATTAACGAGTTTAAAGGAAACCCGATTCATAGAAATGATAGTTTGATAATATCCGATTTAGTTGTAAGACTTGCTAAGAATGGTGTTGGATTTGCTATTATTCGTAAGGCGGATGATACAATTTT gTTTGATAGTCGAAATATTGGGGGTTTTATATTTTCTGatcaatttattcaattatcgGCTTTACTACCCTCAAAGTACATTTATGGATTGGGTGAACATAGAACTAATTTGGTCTTGGATTCAAACTGGAAAACATATACAATGTTTAATCATGACAATACTCCAAAACCTGAC ATCAATGGTTATGGCTCACatccgttttatttattaatggaaAAATCTGGAAATAGTCAtggagtttttttatttaatagcaaTGCTATGG ATATTATATTGCAGCCTGCGCCTGCAATTACATATCGCGTAATTGGCggaattttggatttttattttttttctggacCAACACCTTCTGATGTTATTACTCAGTACACTGAAATTATTGGCAGACCATTTTTACCACCGTATTGGTCTTTAGGTTTCCATTTGAGCCG atatgGGCAGACTTTTGAAGATCTCATTCAAGTTTATAATAGGACCATAGAAGCTGGTATTCCTtgg GACACTCACTGGAATGACATTGATTATATGGATAATAAAGACGATTTCACACTTTCTAACAATTTTAAGCAACTACCCGAATATGTGAATAATTTACACAAG AATGGAATGCACCATATAGTTATTTTGGATCCAGGCCTTAAATCACGACAATCAAATGGAATAATTTATGGTCCTTTAAAGGATGGTCTTAActacgatatttttataaaaaactctGCTGGTCAACCATTGGAAggcaaa gtTTGGAATGACATTGGAACTGTATTTCCTGATTTTACACATCCAAAAGCAACTCAATTCTGGAAAAAccagattttaaattttcacaatattttaaaatttgatgggTTATGGTTG gATATGAATGAACCGGCCAATTTTGTCAATGGCGATTTTAATGGATGTTCGTCTTATGAATCTGATCACTGGGAAGTACCTCAATATATTCCTGGTATAGTTGGTGGCCATTTGAACTACAAAACTATTTGCATGTCTGCAAGTCATTTTGCtggtattcattataatttacataatttatatggaCTTGTTGAAACTATATCCACTCACGa TGCATTGTCAGAAATAAGGAATACTAGGCCTTTTGTCATTTCACGATCTTCTTATCCTGGTTTTGGACATTATGCTGGTCACTGGACTGGAGACATAAACTCTTCATGGGACGATATGAAACAATCCATAACAG atataataaattttaatttattcggcATTCCCCTAGTTGGGGCAGATATATGTGGTTTTCACCACGACACTACTGTTGAGTTGTGTTCAAGGTGGATTCAATTAGGTGCCTTCTATCCATTTTCTAGGAATCATAATGGCCAGTACatgaaa GACCAAGATCCAGCAGCTTTAGGATCAAATGTTTTGTCATCTGCAAAAAAATCATTGATTACTAGATATTATTTACTACCATATTTGTATTCGTTGTTTTGGAAAGCTCATGTTTACGGAGAAACTGTTGTTCGACCTTTGTTTTTTGA atatcCATTTGATGATAATACATATGGCATAGACACTCAGTTTCTATGGGGCCCAGCCTTACTAATCTTACCAGTTTTAAAAGaa gAAAATCATCATGTGTATGTATATCTCCCAAAAGATATATGGTATGACTTTTACAATAAAACTGCGATATTGAGCAACGGAAATCATTTTGTCATAACAGCTCCTGCCGACACTATACCCCTACTGGTACGAGGGGGTTATATTTTACCCACACAAATGGCTGCTTTAACTACAACATTAAG TCGTCAAAATCACTTTGAACTCTTAGTAGCAACTAAACATGACAAAGCAactggttttttattttttgatgatgGAAAGTCTTTAG ATTCTTGGAAAAATGATTCATATAACAAAGTACAATTTAAGCTTGTGAACACTACATTTTCCAGTATAGTGGAGATGAATAGTTATATTGATGACAACTTTgtgttacaaaatattacagtGCTTGGTATCAAACAAGGACCGACCAATTCACAAGTTAATGGAATTCCATTCAATGGTTATTACTTCAATAAAACTGAACAA gtTTTATACTTCAAAATGTTAAACTTAAATCTAAGGATGCCATTCAATTTAACATGGTAA
- the LOC132940163 gene encoding lysosomal alpha-glucosidase-like isoform X2, with protein sequence MNLLLVCAVFLFNMHLKYDNIKVFILLFLQLLFLLQMYYCHSIPNELKFDCIPKGKSDEVTCKKMNCSWTPENQSFTRWPWCYYPECYNNYNTINISKTSTGVVAFYNLSVASSYKKNIQILRLDVIFETSQRLRITIDDAVQIRYKPPFPKINEFKGNPIHRNDSLIISDLVVRLAKNGVGFAIIRKADDTILFDSRNIGGFIFSDQFIQLSALLPSKYIYGLGEHRTNLVLDSNWKTYTMFNHDNTPKPDINGYGSHPFYLLMEKSGNSHGVFLFNSNAMDIILQPAPAITYRVIGGILDFYFFSGPTPSDVITQYTEIIGRPFLPPYWSLGFHLSRYGQTFEDLIQVYNRTIEAGIPWDTHWNDIDYMDNKDDFTLSNNFKQLPEYVNNLHKNGMHHIVILDPGLKSRQSNGIIYGPLKDGLNYDIFIKNSAGQPLEGKDMNEPANFVNGDFNGCSSYESDHWEVPQYIPGIVGGHLNYKTICMSASHFAGIHYNLHNLYGLVETISTHDALSEIRNTRPFVISRSSYPGFGHYAGHWTGDINSSWDDMKQSITDIINFNLFGIPLVGADICGFHHDTTVELCSRWIQLGAFYPFSRNHNGQYMKDQDPAALGSNVLSSAKKSLITRYYLLPYLYSLFWKAHVYGETVVRPLFFEYPFDDNTYGIDTQFLWGPALLILPVLKEENHHVYVYLPKDIWYDFYNKTAILSNGNHFVITAPADTIPLLVRGGYILPTQMAALTTTLSRQNHFELLVATKHDKATGFLFFDDGKSLDSWKNDSYNKVQFKLVNTTFSSIVEMNSYIDDNFVLQNITVLGIKQGPTNSQVNGIPFNGYYFNKTEQVLYFKMLNLNLRMPFNLTW encoded by the exons atgaatttattgttagtttgtgcagtttttttgtttaatatgcacttaaaatatgacaatatcaAGGTCTTCATATTACTATTTCTACAATTGTTATTcttattacaaatgtattacTGTCACTCAATACCAAATGAACTAAAGTTTGATTGTATACCCAAAGGAAAGTCTGATGAGGTAACGTgcaaaaaaatgaattgttccTGGACACCGGAAAATCAATCTTTTACTCGATGGCCGTGGTGTTATTATCCAGaatgttacaataattacaatacaattaatatatctaAGACAAGTACTGGAGTAGTagcgttttataatttatcagtgGCTtctagttacaaaaaaaatatacaaatcttGCGTCTGGatgttatttttgaaacatcACAAAGACTACGAATTACG attGATGATGCTGTTCAAATACGCTACAAGCCACCCTTTCCAAAAATTAACGAGTTTAAAGGAAACCCGATTCATAGAAATGATAGTTTGATAATATCCGATTTAGTTGTAAGACTTGCTAAGAATGGTGTTGGATTTGCTATTATTCGTAAGGCGGATGATACAATTTT gTTTGATAGTCGAAATATTGGGGGTTTTATATTTTCTGatcaatttattcaattatcgGCTTTACTACCCTCAAAGTACATTTATGGATTGGGTGAACATAGAACTAATTTGGTCTTGGATTCAAACTGGAAAACATATACAATGTTTAATCATGACAATACTCCAAAACCTGAC ATCAATGGTTATGGCTCACatccgttttatttattaatggaaAAATCTGGAAATAGTCAtggagtttttttatttaatagcaaTGCTATGG ATATTATATTGCAGCCTGCGCCTGCAATTACATATCGCGTAATTGGCggaattttggatttttattttttttctggacCAACACCTTCTGATGTTATTACTCAGTACACTGAAATTATTGGCAGACCATTTTTACCACCGTATTGGTCTTTAGGTTTCCATTTGAGCCG atatgGGCAGACTTTTGAAGATCTCATTCAAGTTTATAATAGGACCATAGAAGCTGGTATTCCTtgg GACACTCACTGGAATGACATTGATTATATGGATAATAAAGACGATTTCACACTTTCTAACAATTTTAAGCAACTACCCGAATATGTGAATAATTTACACAAG AATGGAATGCACCATATAGTTATTTTGGATCCAGGCCTTAAATCACGACAATCAAATGGAATAATTTATGGTCCTTTAAAGGATGGTCTTAActacgatatttttataaaaaactctGCTGGTCAACCATTGGAAggcaaa gATATGAATGAACCGGCCAATTTTGTCAATGGCGATTTTAATGGATGTTCGTCTTATGAATCTGATCACTGGGAAGTACCTCAATATATTCCTGGTATAGTTGGTGGCCATTTGAACTACAAAACTATTTGCATGTCTGCAAGTCATTTTGCtggtattcattataatttacataatttatatggaCTTGTTGAAACTATATCCACTCACGa TGCATTGTCAGAAATAAGGAATACTAGGCCTTTTGTCATTTCACGATCTTCTTATCCTGGTTTTGGACATTATGCTGGTCACTGGACTGGAGACATAAACTCTTCATGGGACGATATGAAACAATCCATAACAG atataataaattttaatttattcggcATTCCCCTAGTTGGGGCAGATATATGTGGTTTTCACCACGACACTACTGTTGAGTTGTGTTCAAGGTGGATTCAATTAGGTGCCTTCTATCCATTTTCTAGGAATCATAATGGCCAGTACatgaaa GACCAAGATCCAGCAGCTTTAGGATCAAATGTTTTGTCATCTGCAAAAAAATCATTGATTACTAGATATTATTTACTACCATATTTGTATTCGTTGTTTTGGAAAGCTCATGTTTACGGAGAAACTGTTGTTCGACCTTTGTTTTTTGA atatcCATTTGATGATAATACATATGGCATAGACACTCAGTTTCTATGGGGCCCAGCCTTACTAATCTTACCAGTTTTAAAAGaa gAAAATCATCATGTGTATGTATATCTCCCAAAAGATATATGGTATGACTTTTACAATAAAACTGCGATATTGAGCAACGGAAATCATTTTGTCATAACAGCTCCTGCCGACACTATACCCCTACTGGTACGAGGGGGTTATATTTTACCCACACAAATGGCTGCTTTAACTACAACATTAAG TCGTCAAAATCACTTTGAACTCTTAGTAGCAACTAAACATGACAAAGCAactggttttttattttttgatgatgGAAAGTCTTTAG ATTCTTGGAAAAATGATTCATATAACAAAGTACAATTTAAGCTTGTGAACACTACATTTTCCAGTATAGTGGAGATGAATAGTTATATTGATGACAACTTTgtgttacaaaatattacagtGCTTGGTATCAAACAAGGACCGACCAATTCACAAGTTAATGGAATTCCATTCAATGGTTATTACTTCAATAAAACTGAACAA gtTTTATACTTCAAAATGTTAAACTTAAATCTAAGGATGCCATTCAATTTAACATGGTAA
- the LOC132940163 gene encoding lysosomal alpha-glucosidase-like isoform X3 produces MNLLLVCAVFLFNMHLKYDNIKVFILLFLQLLFLLQMYYCHSIPNELKFDCIPKGKSDEVTCKKMNCSWTPENQSFTRWPWCYYPECYNNYNTINISKTSTGVVAFYNLSVASSYKKNIQILRLDVIFETSQRLRITIDDAVQIRYKPPFPKINEFKGNPIHRNDSLIISDLVVRLAKNGVGFAIIRKADDTILFDSRNIGGFIFSDQFIQLSALLPSKYIYGLGEHRTNLVLDSNWKTYTMFNHDNTPKPDINGYGSHPFYLLMEKSGNSHGVFLFNSNAMDIILQPAPAITYRVIGGILDFYFFSGPTPSDVITQYTEIIGRPFLPPYWSLGFHLSRYGQTFEDLIQVYNRTIEAGIPWDTHWNDIDYMDNKDDFTLSNNFKQLPEYVNNLHKVWNDIGTVFPDFTHPKATQFWKNQILNFHNILKFDGLWLDMNEPANFVNGDFNGCSSYESDHWEVPQYIPGIVGGHLNYKTICMSASHFAGIHYNLHNLYGLVETISTHDALSEIRNTRPFVISRSSYPGFGHYAGHWTGDINSSWDDMKQSITDIINFNLFGIPLVGADICGFHHDTTVELCSRWIQLGAFYPFSRNHNGQYMKDQDPAALGSNVLSSAKKSLITRYYLLPYLYSLFWKAHVYGETVVRPLFFEYPFDDNTYGIDTQFLWGPALLILPVLKEENHHVYVYLPKDIWYDFYNKTAILSNGNHFVITAPADTIPLLVRGGYILPTQMAALTTTLSRQNHFELLVATKHDKATGFLFFDDGKSLDSWKNDSYNKVQFKLVNTTFSSIVEMNSYIDDNFVLQNITVLGIKQGPTNSQVNGIPFNGYYFNKTEQVLYFKMLNLNLRMPFNLTW; encoded by the exons atgaatttattgttagtttgtgcagtttttttgtttaatatgcacttaaaatatgacaatatcaAGGTCTTCATATTACTATTTCTACAATTGTTATTcttattacaaatgtattacTGTCACTCAATACCAAATGAACTAAAGTTTGATTGTATACCCAAAGGAAAGTCTGATGAGGTAACGTgcaaaaaaatgaattgttccTGGACACCGGAAAATCAATCTTTTACTCGATGGCCGTGGTGTTATTATCCAGaatgttacaataattacaatacaattaatatatctaAGACAAGTACTGGAGTAGTagcgttttataatttatcagtgGCTtctagttacaaaaaaaatatacaaatcttGCGTCTGGatgttatttttgaaacatcACAAAGACTACGAATTACG attGATGATGCTGTTCAAATACGCTACAAGCCACCCTTTCCAAAAATTAACGAGTTTAAAGGAAACCCGATTCATAGAAATGATAGTTTGATAATATCCGATTTAGTTGTAAGACTTGCTAAGAATGGTGTTGGATTTGCTATTATTCGTAAGGCGGATGATACAATTTT gTTTGATAGTCGAAATATTGGGGGTTTTATATTTTCTGatcaatttattcaattatcgGCTTTACTACCCTCAAAGTACATTTATGGATTGGGTGAACATAGAACTAATTTGGTCTTGGATTCAAACTGGAAAACATATACAATGTTTAATCATGACAATACTCCAAAACCTGAC ATCAATGGTTATGGCTCACatccgttttatttattaatggaaAAATCTGGAAATAGTCAtggagtttttttatttaatagcaaTGCTATGG ATATTATATTGCAGCCTGCGCCTGCAATTACATATCGCGTAATTGGCggaattttggatttttattttttttctggacCAACACCTTCTGATGTTATTACTCAGTACACTGAAATTATTGGCAGACCATTTTTACCACCGTATTGGTCTTTAGGTTTCCATTTGAGCCG atatgGGCAGACTTTTGAAGATCTCATTCAAGTTTATAATAGGACCATAGAAGCTGGTATTCCTtgg GACACTCACTGGAATGACATTGATTATATGGATAATAAAGACGATTTCACACTTTCTAACAATTTTAAGCAACTACCCGAATATGTGAATAATTTACACAAG gtTTGGAATGACATTGGAACTGTATTTCCTGATTTTACACATCCAAAAGCAACTCAATTCTGGAAAAAccagattttaaattttcacaatattttaaaatttgatgggTTATGGTTG gATATGAATGAACCGGCCAATTTTGTCAATGGCGATTTTAATGGATGTTCGTCTTATGAATCTGATCACTGGGAAGTACCTCAATATATTCCTGGTATAGTTGGTGGCCATTTGAACTACAAAACTATTTGCATGTCTGCAAGTCATTTTGCtggtattcattataatttacataatttatatggaCTTGTTGAAACTATATCCACTCACGa TGCATTGTCAGAAATAAGGAATACTAGGCCTTTTGTCATTTCACGATCTTCTTATCCTGGTTTTGGACATTATGCTGGTCACTGGACTGGAGACATAAACTCTTCATGGGACGATATGAAACAATCCATAACAG atataataaattttaatttattcggcATTCCCCTAGTTGGGGCAGATATATGTGGTTTTCACCACGACACTACTGTTGAGTTGTGTTCAAGGTGGATTCAATTAGGTGCCTTCTATCCATTTTCTAGGAATCATAATGGCCAGTACatgaaa GACCAAGATCCAGCAGCTTTAGGATCAAATGTTTTGTCATCTGCAAAAAAATCATTGATTACTAGATATTATTTACTACCATATTTGTATTCGTTGTTTTGGAAAGCTCATGTTTACGGAGAAACTGTTGTTCGACCTTTGTTTTTTGA atatcCATTTGATGATAATACATATGGCATAGACACTCAGTTTCTATGGGGCCCAGCCTTACTAATCTTACCAGTTTTAAAAGaa gAAAATCATCATGTGTATGTATATCTCCCAAAAGATATATGGTATGACTTTTACAATAAAACTGCGATATTGAGCAACGGAAATCATTTTGTCATAACAGCTCCTGCCGACACTATACCCCTACTGGTACGAGGGGGTTATATTTTACCCACACAAATGGCTGCTTTAACTACAACATTAAG TCGTCAAAATCACTTTGAACTCTTAGTAGCAACTAAACATGACAAAGCAactggttttttattttttgatgatgGAAAGTCTTTAG ATTCTTGGAAAAATGATTCATATAACAAAGTACAATTTAAGCTTGTGAACACTACATTTTCCAGTATAGTGGAGATGAATAGTTATATTGATGACAACTTTgtgttacaaaatattacagtGCTTGGTATCAAACAAGGACCGACCAATTCACAAGTTAATGGAATTCCATTCAATGGTTATTACTTCAATAAAACTGAACAA gtTTTATACTTCAAAATGTTAAACTTAAATCTAAGGATGCCATTCAATTTAACATGGTAA